The following proteins are encoded in a genomic region of Roseofilum reptotaenium CS-1145:
- a CDS encoding pentapeptide repeat-containing protein, with protein MDANELLQRYIHGERDFRGSDLTYANLIGVELPKSNLSGANLKEASLARAYLERCFLKEANLNGAFLYGTNLSYVKLQGAVLIEADLTKADLRGAHLGKADLTGAKLTGAILTWVTLFRAKMPGVNLCGSNLNGINLRRANLEGANLNWTNLSGARLSGANLQGAGLNGVKLSGAFLNGLKLQGMNFSGLELDSVKLNGAKMAGANLVGTDLSNAQMRFTDFDQANLKQADMQGTILKGGKFIQSNLMKTNLCEADMRKADLTEANLNLADLRGTDLSEADLRGAYLWGANLDGACLRDADLRGASLRDAALVGADLQGANLEGAMMPDGKIHA; from the coding sequence ATGGATGCGAATGAACTATTACAACGATATATTCACGGTGAACGGGATTTTCGTGGCTCGGATTTGACCTATGCCAACTTAATCGGTGTGGAGTTACCTAAATCTAACTTGTCAGGTGCAAACTTAAAAGAAGCGTCTCTGGCGAGAGCCTATTTAGAACGGTGTTTTCTGAAAGAGGCGAATCTCAATGGGGCGTTCTTGTATGGTACCAATTTGAGCTATGTGAAACTGCAAGGAGCCGTGTTAATCGAAGCAGACTTAACAAAAGCAGATTTGCGGGGCGCTCATTTGGGGAAAGCGGATTTAACGGGAGCCAAATTGACTGGGGCGATCTTGACTTGGGTGACGTTGTTTCGAGCAAAAATGCCAGGAGTGAATCTATGTGGTTCAAACCTGAATGGGATTAATTTGCGAAGAGCGAATCTAGAGGGTGCTAATCTGAATTGGACGAATTTATCCGGAGCGCGCTTAAGTGGAGCCAATCTTCAAGGAGCGGGTTTAAATGGGGTGAAACTGAGCGGTGCATTCTTGAATGGATTGAAACTGCAAGGGATGAATTTTAGTGGCTTGGAATTGGATTCAGTGAAGTTAAATGGCGCAAAAATGGCAGGCGCTAATTTGGTGGGAACTGACCTCAGTAATGCCCAAATGCGTTTTACTGACTTCGATCAAGCAAATTTGAAACAAGCTGATATGCAGGGAACGATCCTCAAAGGCGGTAAGTTTATTCAGTCCAATCTGATGAAAACCAATTTGTGTGAAGCGGATATGCGTAAAGCCGATTTAACGGAAGCGAATCTAAATTTAGCAGATCTGCGAGGCACGGATCTGAGTGAAGCCGATTTGCGCGGGGCGTATCTATGGGGCGCTAATTTAGATGGGGCTTGTTTGCGTGATGCCGATCTACGAGGTGCTAGTCTGCGTGATGCGGCTTTGGTGGGAGCTGATTTGCAAGGAGCAAATTTAGAAGGCGCGATGATGCCAGATGGCAAAATCCATGCCTAG
- a CDS encoding alpha-amylase family glycosyl hydrolase, which produces MTDPYLSEVSQSQYTPSDPQSEDPLNPSAQSPNSQEDLDLEFLYTRDIEFRQETLYFIVVDRFCDGDPRNNEGPNPELYDPTHEDWGKYWGGDLQGIINKLDYLKNLGVTAIWLTPLFEQIEDLFVESAAIHGYWIQDFKRINPRFIRPEDNPSLNQTQEEKNTLFDQLIAEIHKRNMKLILDVVCNHSNPDISGKKGILYDDGVKIADFNNDQDHWYHHYGEVQDWEDEWQIQNCELAGLATFNENNTAYRSYIKAAIKQWIDRGVDALRVDTVKHMPIWFWQEFNAEIQTHKPDIFVFGEWIYSHPLDDRSVEFANNSGMTILDFGLCTAIREALGLGLEDGFYRIKDVFDQDYRYSGATELITFIDNHDMYRFQSLNDDPEVLHLAIALLMTSRGIPCIYYGTEQYLYNNTQVDLDNPFGNNDPYNRPLMKRWDTNTKLYWTIRLLSGVRRLNPAVSMGGQWEKYITPDVYCYVRRYRDSILFVAMNRGESVTVESIDTELPDGEHTDIMSLEKYRVESSILSDLTLEKNQVIILSHVAERVTGKTIVRVQLNGVNTQPGERIIVTGDCPELGNWDIAKAYPLEYINSNTWFAEIPFNESAGKLINYKYALWREGQSPLRENIVSRRWVVASEGTVKWRDHWTSGRES; this is translated from the coding sequence AAACCCATCAGCACAGTCTCCTAACTCACAGGAAGACTTAGACCTAGAATTTCTCTATACTCGCGATATTGAATTTCGCCAAGAAACCCTTTACTTTATTGTTGTCGATCGCTTCTGTGATGGCGATCCGCGCAATAATGAAGGGCCAAATCCCGAACTCTACGATCCCACCCATGAAGATTGGGGCAAATATTGGGGTGGAGATTTACAAGGAATAATCAACAAACTCGACTATTTGAAAAACCTGGGAGTAACAGCGATTTGGCTGACTCCTTTATTTGAACAAATTGAGGACTTATTTGTTGAAAGTGCCGCTATACACGGCTATTGGATTCAAGACTTTAAGCGCATCAATCCCCGCTTTATCCGGCCAGAAGATAATCCCTCTTTGAACCAAACTCAAGAAGAGAAAAACACCCTATTTGACCAACTCATTGCAGAAATTCACAAGCGCAACATGAAGTTAATCTTGGATGTTGTCTGTAACCATAGCAATCCTGATATTAGTGGCAAAAAGGGGATTCTCTATGATGACGGGGTGAAAATTGCCGATTTCAACAATGACCAGGATCATTGGTATCATCACTATGGTGAAGTTCAAGACTGGGAAGATGAGTGGCAAATCCAAAATTGTGAGTTAGCGGGATTAGCTACATTTAATGAAAATAATACAGCATACCGCAGTTATATTAAAGCAGCGATTAAACAATGGATTGATCGGGGGGTGGATGCCCTGCGCGTCGATACCGTTAAGCATATGCCTATTTGGTTTTGGCAAGAATTCAATGCCGAAATTCAAACCCATAAACCTGATATTTTTGTGTTTGGAGAATGGATTTATTCCCATCCTCTTGACGATCGTTCTGTAGAGTTTGCCAATAATTCCGGGATGACGATTTTAGACTTTGGTCTATGCACGGCAATTCGGGAAGCATTAGGGTTAGGTTTAGAGGATGGATTTTACCGGATCAAGGATGTTTTCGATCAAGATTATCGCTATTCTGGGGCAACCGAGTTAATTACCTTTATCGACAATCATGATATGTACCGCTTCCAGAGTTTGAATGACGATCCGGAAGTGTTACATTTAGCGATCGCCCTATTAATGACCAGCCGGGGTATTCCTTGTATTTACTACGGAACAGAACAATATCTCTATAATAATACCCAGGTTGATTTAGACAATCCCTTTGGAAATAATGACCCCTATAATCGTCCCCTCATGAAGCGCTGGGATACCAATACTAAACTCTATTGGACCATTCGTTTATTATCTGGTGTGCGTCGCTTAAATCCAGCCGTTTCCATGGGAGGACAATGGGAAAAATACATTACTCCTGATGTCTATTGCTATGTGCGACGGTATCGAGATTCGATTCTGTTTGTGGCGATGAATCGAGGGGAAAGCGTAACTGTAGAATCCATCGATACGGAATTACCCGATGGTGAGCATACGGATATCATGTCCCTGGAAAAATATAGGGTTGAGTCGAGTATACTGTCCGATTTGACCCTAGAAAAAAATCAAGTGATTATTCTTAGTCATGTGGCGGAAAGAGTCACCGGAAAAACCATTGTTCGCGTCCAACTCAATGGTGTTAATACCCAGCCTGGAGAACGTATTATTGTCACTGGAGATTGTCCAGAATTGGGGAATTGGGATATAGCTAAAGCCTATCCTTTAGAGTACATTAATTCTAATACCTGGTTTGCTGAAATTCCCTTCAATGAAAGTGCAGGAAAATTAATTAATTATAAATATGCACTGTGGCGTGAAGGTCAATCTCCCCTGAGAGAAAATATAGTTTCTCGGCGCTGGGTGGTTGCTAGTGAAGGAACTGTAAAATGGAGAGACCATTGGACATCTGGCCGAGAATCTTAA